One genomic segment of Hemiscyllium ocellatum isolate sHemOce1 chromosome 49, sHemOce1.pat.X.cur, whole genome shotgun sequence includes these proteins:
- the LOC132837364 gene encoding late histone H2B.L4-like: MADEKKAQAVPKKGAKKMVKKPAAKGVKQRRRRRKETYSIYIYKVMKQVHPDTGISSKAMSIMNSFVKDIFERIAGEASRLAQYNKRRTISSREIQTAVRLLLPGELAKHAVSEGTKAVTKYTSSK; this comes from the coding sequence ATGGCGGATGAGAAGAAAGCACAGGCAGTCCCCAAAAAGGGCGCTAAGAAAATGGTCAAGAAGCCGGCAGCGAAGGGCGTCAAGCAGAGGAGGCGGCGGAGGAAAGAAACTTACTCCATCTACATCTACAAAGTGATGAAGCAGGTTCACcccgacaccggcatctcctccAAGGCCATGAGCATCATGAACTCGTTCGTCAAAGATATTTTCGAGCGGATCGCGGGGGAAGCTTCCCGCCTGGCCCAGTACAACAAGCGCAGAACCATCAGCTCCCGGGAGATCCAGACCGCCGTGCGGCTGCTGCTGCCCGGGGAGCTGGCCAAGCACGCCGTGTCGGAGGGCACAAAGGCGGTGACCAAGTACACCAGCTCCAAGTGA